One genomic window of Hydrogenispora ethanolica includes the following:
- a CDS encoding RHS repeat-associated core domain-containing protein → AEYKFAPYGEKELASGDGTAYRFTDKAEDATTGLDYFGFRFYDPEVGRFISQDPIKAGDNWFAYCEDNPVNLVDPDGLRIDIDGTPGTSSEFSVHRDSWSTRDHSEYHSVHTSDGHHYDVKYDSQHGSYHSITSRDTWIDSNGNRNEKYDFSLRTKRGKEISGMSWDSNNPLSISARGRVPDGYYMDFNFSGGYWGVGGTFGWIIDSSGARFYGGGGFMTPGVSVSITFGSGSYRSCRGLNAAFQGAYGIAIQKGYNISQRSGFGEYGFGTPGASLTMYYVP, encoded by the coding sequence GCGGAGTACAAGTTCGCTCCCTATGGGGAGAAGGAGCTCGCTTCCGGGGACGGGACGGCGTATCGGTTTACGGATAAGGCCGAGGATGCCACGACCGGGCTGGATTACTTCGGGTTCCGTTTCTACGACCCGGAGGTGGGGAGGTTTATATCGCAGGATCCGATTAAAGCTGGAGATAATTGGTTTGCGTATTGTGAGGATAATCCGGTGAATTTGGTGGATCCCGATGGACTAAGAATTGACATTGATGGAACGCCGGGGACGAGTAGTGAGTTTTCGGTGCATAGGGATAGTTGGTCTACTCGAGATCATTCTGAATATCATAGTGTGCATACCTCAGATGGCCATCATTATGATGTAAAATATGATTCTCAGCATGGCAGCTACCATTCTATAACAAGTCGCGACACTTGGATAGATAGTAATGGTAATAGGAATGAAAAGTACGATTTTAGTTTACGAACAAAAAGAGGGAAAGAAATATCCGGTATGAGTTGGGACTCGAATAATCCATTGTCTATATCGGCAAGAGGAAGAGTACCCGATGGATATTATATGGATTTCAATTTTTCTGGTGGTTATTGGGGTGTTGGTGGTACATTCGGGTGGATAATAGACTCCTCGGGAGCACGTTTTTATGGTGGAGGAGGATTTATGACGCCTGGTGTATCAGTAAGTATTACGTTTGGCTCTGGAAGTTATCGTTCATGTCGGGGATTAAACGCCGCTTTTCAAGGTGCTTATGGTATTGCAATTCAAAAGGGTTATAATATTTCTCAGCGCAGTGGGTTTGGTGAATATGGTTTTGGAACTCCAGGAGCTTCATTAACAATGTATTATGTTCCATGA